One Xiphophorus hellerii strain 12219 chromosome 1, Xiphophorus_hellerii-4.1, whole genome shotgun sequence DNA segment encodes these proteins:
- the LOC116721277 gene encoding histone-lysine N-methyltransferase SUV39H1, whose protein sequence is MYFGGYAENMAQILQDCCVPCKITLDELETLCRGERLYCQELSVNRANVNDYEVEFLCDYKRTREGEEFYFVKWKGFPESVNTWEPKRNLKCPKLMKLFHLDLDQILKRQKGRGLPKRLDKETVLILIQKAKLRQSLHQWEIHLNKTRNHPGRIFVINEVDLDGPPKHFTYINNYKVGPGIVINEMAVGCECTDCVNEPVNGCCPGASLHRMAYNDKGQVRIRPGQPIYECNSRCNCGPDCANRVVQKGIQFDLCIFKTENGRGWGVRTLQHIKKNTFVMEYVGEIITTDEAEKRGHFYDCQGSTYLFDLDYVEDVYTVDAAHLGNISHFVNHSCNPNLQVFNVFIDNIDERLPRIALFSTRAIRAGEELTFDYKMQIDPVDTESTKMDSSFSLAGLPTSPKKRIRVECRCGSESCRKYLF, encoded by the exons atgtattttggcgGTTATGCGGAAAACATGGCGCAAattttgcaag ATTGCTGCGTGCCTTGCAAGATAACTTTGGATGAGCTAGAGACGCTTTGCCGTGGGGAGAGGCTGTACTGTCAAGAGCTTAGTGTCAACAGAGCCAATGTCAATGACTACGAAGTGGAGTTTCTCTGTGATTACAAGAGGACCAGGGAG GGAGAAGAGTTCTACTTTGTTAAGTGGAAAGGCTTCCCTGAATCTGTCAATACGTGGGAACCCAAAAGGAACCTCAAATGTCCAAAACTAATGAAACTGTTCCACCTGGACCTGGATCAAATACTGAAGCGCCAAAAGGGGCGTGGCCTCCCCAAGCGTTTGGATAAAGAAACTGTCTTGATCCTGATTCAGAAAGCCAAACTTCGTCAGAGTCTGCATCAGTGGGAAATCCATTTAAACAAGACTCGCAATCACCCGGGTCGCATTTTTGTTATAAACGAAGTGGACCTAGATGGCCCTCCGAAGCACTTCACCTACATTAACAATTACAAAGTCGGTCCAGGTATCGTGATCAACGAAATGGCCGTCGGCTGCGAATGCACGGACTGCGTGAACGAGCCGGTGAATGGCTGCTGCCCGGGGGCCTCGCTCCATCGAATGGCCTACAACGACAAGGGTCAAGTACGGATCCGGCCGGGACAGCCCATCTACGAGTGCAACTCCAGGTGCAACTGTGGTCCCGACTGCGCCAACAGAGTGGTGCAGAAAGGCATCCAGTTCGACCTGTGCATCTTTAAGACAGAGAACGGCCGTGGCTGGGGCGTCCGCACGCTGCAGCACATCAAGAAGAACACATTTGTCATGGAGTATGTTGGAGAG ATCATTACAACGGATGAAGCAGAGAAGAGGGGCCATTTCTATGACTGCCAGGGCTCTACGTACCTCTTTGACCTGGACTATGTGGAAGATGTTTACACTGTGGATGCAGCTCACTTAGGAAACATTTCCCACTTCGTCAATCACAGC tgCAACCCAAACCTGCAGGTCTTCAATGTGTTCATTGATAACATAGACGAGAGGCTTCCCAGAATTGCTTTATTTTCAACACGGGCGATTCGTGCTGGAGAAGAGCTGACATTCGACTACAAGATGCAAA TTGATCCAGTGGACACAGAAAGTACCAAAATGGACTCCAGTTTCAGTCTAGCAGGACTCCCTACCTCACCAAAGAAAAGGATTCGAGTGGAGTGTCGCTGTGGATCAGAATCCTGTCGAAAGTACCTGTTTTGA
- the LOC116721316 gene encoding forkhead box protein P3-like isoform X3 — MDEIQKHKQRRPSVLRHVPQAASRQQHDSSGSGSLCKEEVDTDHLSWSNSSRTLPNPSLYLLSPRGDNPKQPSVKTGLNNGIPEGMSALFVSGLCRWPGCGVILENFSTFLKHLHSEHRHNDKSIAQWRVQQDIVQYMERQLVLEKQKLLAMQLHLSENSYSNLAQVINEDRIQLRELKNPNQTLQHDWTAKASTHLLPDLFPGIECYKYNNIRPPYTYAYLIRWSILESPDKQRTLNEIYNWFTTMFFYFRHNTATWKV; from the exons ATGGATGAGATACAAAAGCATAAACAGAGGAGGCCATCTGTGCTGCGTCATGTTCCACAAGCAGCTTCCAGACAACAACATg ACAGTAGTGGATCTGGGTCTCTCTGTAAAGAGGAGGTGGATACAGATCATCTTTCCTGGTCAAACTCCTCTCGGACGCTGCCAAACCCAAGCCTTTATCTTTTGTCACCGAGAGGAGACAATCCAAAGCAACCTTCAGTCAAGACTGGACTTAACAACGG GATACCAGAAGGGATGAGTGCACTGTTTGTGAGTGGTCTTTGCCGCTGGCCAGGCTGCGGAGTCATATTGGAAAATTTCTCCACTTTCTTAAA GCACCTCCACTCTGAACACAGACACAACGACAAAAGCATTGCTCAGTGGAGGGTGCAGCAGGATATCGTGCAGTACATGGAACGTCAG CTTGTCCTGGAAAAGCAAAAACTTCTCGCAATGCAGCTTCATCTTTCAGAGAACAGTTACTCTAACCTG GCTCAGGTGATCAACGAAGACAGAATCCAACTGAGGGAACTCAAAAATCCAAATCAGACACTCCAACATGACTGGACAGCTAAAGCCTCCACACACCTTCTGCCAG atttgtttcCAGGTATTGAATGCTACAAATACAACAACATCAGGCCTCCATACACCTATGCTTACCTGATAAGATGG TCTATCTTGGAGTCTCCAGACAAACAGAGGACTCTAAATGAGATTTACAACTGGTTTACTACCATGTTCTTCTACTTCAGACACAACACAGCAACATGGAAGGTTTAA